The genomic interval ATATCatcaataacaaaattaatttggcaagggatatcaattcaatgaattgcTTTGTTTTAAGTCATATAAATTGCTAACCTCATTCTGTAAACATAAGTGCtgtaactgttataattactgGAAGTACTTACAAATGTCATGTTCATATGACTCAATAACATTACAAGCTTTTTCCTGTTGTTTCAGACCCTAATGACCCTATGATGTACGGCATTGGTCAAAGAAAGAACTCTTTCTCTGGAATGGATCATTTGGGACCCATGGGGCCAGTCATGGGACCTGTAATGGACCCAATCATGCAACAAGGATCTCCAATGAATCACAGTATGCCTGGGCACATGGGTAACATGCCAAGTTCGCACCCTGGCCCCATGAAAGGCCCTCAGGTGTCGATACAGCGGGCAGGCAACCCAGAACAATTTATACCTGAAATGCCTGCCGCTGTCCCAAATAGTTTCTGCAAGCAAACCACCTCCAAGCTATGCACAGTCCACAAAGAGAAAACGGGACGATATGGAAGAATTGTGTAAAAACTTACAACCAACACCATCACCTCAGCATATAAGTTATCTCAATCAGTTTGATGGTCAGGAACTGACAATAACTAAGCAAATCAACACAGCATATCGTGATACGAACACTAGTGAGTCCCAATCAAATCATTATACTCAGAACAATCAAATGGTGAACTCCCCATTGCATGCTCCGGGATCTAATAAAGGCCCCATGTCCAACTCCAGCCAAACATCTAGTGGCCAGTTGGCCAGTCCGGGTCCAGTTAGTGTAACACAAAATTCAGGACAAGGCCCTGGCCCGGGTCAAATATCGGGAGCAAGCATGCGTCTATCTCACTACGATCCTCAACAACAAGCACCTCAAAATAGCGTAGTATCTCAAACTCGCCAACAACGCCCACCGGAAAATCATCGCTCTCTAATAACATTACTTCTGCAAGTCTGGCCAACTTGGCTAAAGGCGTGGAGAACCTATCCCATCAGATGCAGCAGCATATGATGCAGGGCGGTCCTTTCCACAGCATACAGAGTGCAGggtcaacagcagcagcagcagcaacaacagcagcagcagcagttatCTCAAGGTGGCCAGGGGCAGGTAACCACACAGACATCCCAGCAAGGCAATCAATCATCACAATCCACACCCAAACCCCTCACAAGGCCTCTCATAGTGCGCCCAATGTCAATAACACATTTGTGAACAATAATGTAAACATTAACCAGTTAAACATTCAAAGTGTGAATCACCAAGGCGGAGGAGCTGGAAATAACTATAACCCGAACAGCAGTTGTGCTTCTATGCAAGTGCAGCAAACAAATATGGAACAAAGTATGAATGTTCCAAGTGGTGGCATGGCCAGTATGACACAAGCTGGGAGCATGTCCCAGACCAGTATGACACAAAGTTCAATGAACGCTAGTAACCCTGGTATGATGATGAATGGTAACAAGATGATCCAGACTGGATCTTTGAATATGAAAGATGTCAACTATGGTGGGATGGGTCCACCCTCCGGAATGCATAAACAAATGTCCCCTTTTGCTCAGTCTCAGAACCCTCAACAAGTGCCTACATCGGGACGCCCATGTCTCCCTGTTACCCTGCTAGCTCAATGGGCATGCTAATGTTACAGTACAACAGAAAGCTCCAAACACAATACAGTATCTGCGCTGCTATCCAATCAATATGCTTCCAGAAACCAAATCTATGGGCAAGCCAGACTTGGACTTCATGAGTCAGTTTACAAATTCAGTTGGAAATATGGATAACAAAGTGCCATCATCGCAAAATGCAGTATTTCCCAGGTGGAGGTGGACCAAATAGTCATGGGAGGGTCATGTATGGGGGGCCACCTGGGAGTATGGGGCCTATGGATGGAAGAATGAGTACCTTCTATGGGAATGGGGCCTGGTGGTCCACAAGACCCAAGGTTTGGTGGTCCTTCCATGTCTGATCCACGCATGGATCCTCGTATGGGGCCATCAATGGGTGGGGATCCTAGGATGGGACCTTCAGGGGATCCCAGAATGGTAGGAAGACCCGATGGTAGAATGGGTATGGATATGGGTATGGGCATGGGTTGTGATCCAAGAATGGGACCTGGTGGGATGGGGCCAATGTCAGATCTCAGAATGGGTCCTGGTCAGGGCCCATGATGGGTATGGGTCCAGGGTCCGGTCCAATGGGTCCCATGAGACCAGGCTCCAGGGGAAGTCCTTTCAGCGGGCCTATTGGGCCAGCTGTCCAACAGTCCATGATGATGAGGCGTGCTAGTCCTGATCTGCCCATGGGCAATAATAATAGTCACGAACAAATGCATGCTATGAATATGAACTCAAGTCTTGGTGGTCCAATGTCAGCACTAAGTTCTATGACTGGTAACCCCATGACATCAATGAGCAATATGTCAAATAGTCTCATGAATGACTCCATGTCTATGGGTCCCATGGTTAGTGGTCCTCCAAGTATGGGTTCTTCAATGCCTTATAATAGTCCCCCATACAGTGGAGGTCCAATGGGTAGTCCTATGATGCCTTCAGGTCACTCTGGTTTGCAAGGGCCTCGAATGCATGGACCGAGTATGGGTCAGATGCCTCAGATGTCACGGTCGGGTCCTTTCCCACGACAGCCAAGCCCAGGCATGCGAATGTCTGGCCCAGGAATGGGCCCTGGGGGTCCATTAAGTCCAGGAGCGCCTGGCTATAACAACCAGCAGTACCAGCAATTCCAACAGCAGTTATATGCCCAGGGCAGGCAAAGGCAGATATCCCCAATGGATGGTATGATGGGTCAGCCAGGCGGATATGGGCCCATGGGGCCTGGGATGATGCCCAACATGCATGGAATGTGAACTTGTTGAACTGCATCATACTGTGTCGAGTTCACTACTGTGATTTAGGGGCATCCAAATGTGGAGTAATGTCACAGCTGGCCACAAGTTGTGGAGGATGTTGACAGTGAAAGGTTAATGAATTGTGCACTTCATGAACAGACATACTCAAGGGAAGCTTAAAACATTTTAAGAAGAAAACattgaaaagaaaaacatgttttaagaagAGAAGACGAACAGTACAATTATGGTTGTGAATATATTTTATGTGTACGTATTGCACAATCGATTTAGATGACTAGATGAGATGGCTGCCAAAAAAGTTGACATCGCTCAGTGTTTGTGTACATAAAAGACAGGTGTAGCAAGGGTTACTTCAGAACTGACGCTCAATGTGATTAAAAATTACATACAAATCCATAGACCATGTATTGGGGATAACATATGAGTTGCCATAGTTACCATTTCCTAATTGAATAGGTGATCGCAGTGTGTGTGAATATGCTGTTTACTTTCTAGTGTGTATGTATCCAAAACTAATGagaacattattaatttaggaaatatgttgaaaatgttTGGGTAGTTTAGATATATGAGTTGATACACagtgaatttaaaatgaacatttaatgCCAGGTCTTGGAAAGTGaacttacattaaattaaatacatgtatgtcgcAAATGTAAGTGATTATGTTTAGATTTCTATAATTCTATTAAAGATGTAATATGATAGTACACTGCTCAATTTGTTAATCAAGTTATTCATTATGACAACAGTGTTTTATTTAGAttcatattgtaaaaaaaatcttaccagtaattatttatatttcgtattttaatttttttatttaaacaatttaataagaGAATCATCAACGGTACCCATCTGATATTAATCAAACATTTTGGCATTTTACCTaaaaataatatgcaaaataAGGTTAATGATTTGCGTTCAATAATATTAAGCCCAAAATGTAACTAAGAACTTGATAGGCTTATATATGCTTATCCAACAGTTGACACATTGTTAATCCTCTGCCCCTCTGGTTGGTTAATGTCAGCTTCTGCCCAATATTCTAGGTACAGAACAGGTGATTGACACTTGAGTTCCGCATATACTGGAAGGATTGTTCACAGCTggtaaaaacatgcaaatttcagTATTATTTCTCTTAAGTTGAGTTAAGGTTTTCACTCATGTTTCTGCTGCCTGCTTAATTCTATTATTTCAAGCTTTAAAGTATTGTAggaatacatgtagtttattattaTAACCCTGGAAGATTAAATGCTAAAAAGTGTGACTGAAACATTATGTAATTTTAGTGGATATACTTTTTATATTGTACTAGtttatgtacatatgtatttttatcataatatttgtaaatatttatagCATGAATTTACATGTACAGTAATTCATTATTCATGTATTTGTTTGACCATCACAATCACATTTTAATTTCCACTGTTCTTTCAATATTTATGGTCGGTTGTAATAGTAATTTTTATGTGATTTTTATCCATGTTGACTTCTTTTATAGGAAACATTTGCTCTTATATGAATTATTACATTGACCTTAGGTTTCATCATAACCATACAGGAGCCATTCTCTTAAAAGTGCAATAGGCAAAGAAAAATGTGTAGATGTACAATTTATTGATCTTCATCATGATTGTGATTACTTCACTTCTACTGGACGCATGCACTCTTTAGGAAGTGTGTACATTTCTGATGTGAGCCACATCATGTTATTTCTTCTCATTTTTGCCAATGGTCAATGTACAGAACAATATGGTTAGCAGAATACATGAACAAGATTTCAAAAGTTGGTTTCAGCTTGAATGATAGTTTATTTTTGATACgttttatatgaatatacatgtatctcTTTGCAGAGCAAGTGGGTGTTATTGTGTGCTCTTGCACAGTAATTGACTATTATTTatcatcatttttcatgtcaaCATTTCTCATACAataaacaagttagaagtaattCATGAAAGAATTAAAAGCATTGTTTGTTGTTTGTCCTCATTTCAGTACTAATGGTTGTCTTGTTAAGTGAAAATTTCAGAAACAGATAAGATCCTAGCTAGATAGAACCAAGGTGTCGTGCTGTAAGAAgattgttaatacatgtattcaaacaCTATATGACCCTATATTGGTATAACATCTGCGTCTGGATGAAGTTCATCATCATGAACTAGAAATTGCAATCacagaaatattttttacataattgatCAACCTTCGATCTTTGAAACTATACCACTTGGTGTCTAAATTGGAATTCAAATAAGCTCATATATTTTGCCTGTCAATATTAAAACTTGTACAGACATGGCTAGTACGTGCATATACAGCTGTATACGTTTGAGGGCACCTGCATACTGCTATTAGTGCTGAATATCAAATGTTCAGGAACATTTAAACTTCTATGTTTCCATCTAAAAAGgttaaaaacacatacaaataatagatttttcttcAATATCACATTTATTGACAACAAGACATGAAATTGTCTTTGTTCTACATTTTGGTTAAACCATGCTGGAAATAGCAAAAACACGCCAATTCTTTATTATAACAGAGAACCTATCATGTTCACAACTGGTCTTGGCTTTCAGTTTCGGTCTCTTTTTGTGAAAAAGTACAATAGGACTACTTCAATAAGTAGAGAAACTCCTTTAAACTCTTCTTGAAAGTAACATAAAGTTTCAACTGTGTTTATTGCATGTAGTTACAAAAGTAAAAAAGAAAACGTATTTATCATTATGGCAGTAAAACAACTCATTTACATGTACCTCGTTTTTCATACTTTCAATGTATTGCCTTTTAACATTGGTTGCTAAAAACATAATCCCATGCAGTTGTCGCCATGCATGATAGTGTCAGTTTACACAAAAATCGTTGAACCAACCAAAGATCCAtcgaatatatgtatttatagatTTTTGAACTAATAGGTACATACACATGTCTGTGTATCAATTACAGCGTTTTGCAAATATGATAATGACGCCTTGTAAAAAGTAGACTTAAGTGTTAACAAAATACGTAAATAGATTGATGTGCTGCACTGGAAtggttttatgttaaaaatattaaaaactgtgTGTAGGTGCAATATATTAAATGACAATAGCGACTGGAAAGCATAACATTGCGACATCTCAAGAAACACTTTAGCTTTCCTTTAAAAGACCTTGTATAAAGAGAAGGCCATTTTGGTTTGAATCATGGAGTATTTTAAAGCCCCGCTGATAGTCGCACAATGAATAGATGGTAACGTCACTGTgttattaatcaaagcgctgaaggaactgaaattgttcgctatttcataatttaagacgcaactcatttttcaaaattaatcgcaagtttgaaatgaacacacgccattccaatttataaagagtgtcaTAACGCAAAATAAAtacgggtcgagatttgtgtgcactttctatcatcctatttattttatagagataacttaga from Dreissena polymorpha isolate Duluth1 chromosome 1, UMN_Dpol_1.0, whole genome shotgun sequence carries:
- the LOC127831763 gene encoding protein pygopus-like; translation: MGPGGPQDPRFGGPSMSDPRMDPRMGPSMGGDPRMGPSGDPRMNGTWWDGANVRSQNGSWSGPMMGMGPGSGPMGPMRPGSRGSPFSGPIGPAVQQSMMMRRASPDLPMGNNNSHEQMHAMNMNSSLGGPMSALSSMTGNPMTSMSNMSNSLMNDSMSMGPMVSGPPSMGSSMPYNSPPYSGGPMGSPMMPSGHSGLQGPRMHGPSMGQMPQMSRSGPFPRQPSPGMRMSGPGMGPGGPLSPGAPGYNNQQYQQFQQQLYAQGRQRQISPMDGMMGQPGGYGPMGPGMMPNMHGM